CGTCGACGTGGGCCAGGGCGGCGAGGACCTCGAGGCGATCCGCCAGCGCGCCCTCACCTGCGGCGCGGTCGAGTCGATCGTCGTCGACGCCCGTGAGGAGTTCGCCGCCTCCTTCGTCGCCCCGGCGATCCGCGCCAACGCGCTGTACATGGACCGCTACCCGCTCATCTCCTCGCTGTCCCGGCCGATCATCGTGAAGCACCTGGTCGAGGCCGCCAGGCAGCACGGGGCGGACGCGATCTCGCACGGGTGCACCGGCAAGGGCAACGACCAGGTCCGCTTCGAGGTCGGCGTGATGGCGCTGGCCCCGAACCTGCGCGTGCTGGCCCCGGTGCGCGACTCGGGCATGACCCGGGACAAGGCGATCGCCTTCGCGGAGGAGCGCGGCCTGCCGATCGACGTCTCGAAGAAGTCGCCGTACTCGATCGACCAGAACCTGTGGGGGCGCACGGCCGAGTGCGGGATCCTCGAGGACCCGTGGGCGCAGCCGCCGGAGGACGTCTTCGTCTACACGGCCGACCCGACCGTCGCCCGGCCGTCCGACGAGGTCACGATCTCGTTCACCGACGGCCTGCCGACCGGGCTGGACGGCCGGGCCCTGTCGCTGGTGGAGCTCGTCGCCGAGCTCAACACCCGAGCGGGCGCCCAGGGCGTCGGTCGCATCGACATGATCGAGGACCGCCTCGTCGGCATCAAGAGCCGGGAGATCTACGAGTGCCCGGCGGCGGTCACGCTGCTGACCGCGCACCGTGACCTGGAGGACCTCACCCTCGAGCGGGACGTCGCCCGGTTCAAGCGGGGGATCGACCAGCGCTGGGGCGAGATCGTCTACGACGGGCTGTGGTTCTCGCCGCTGCGCGACGCTCTTGACGCCTTCGTGGACTCGGCCAGTGTCGGTGTCACCGGCGACGTCCGGATCCGGCTGGCGGGCGGCGTCGCCCAGGTCGTGGGCCGTCGCAGCCCGGGCAGTCTCTACGACCACGCGCTGGCCACCTACGATGCCGGCGACCAGTTCGACCAGACCGACGCGCGCGGATTCATCGAGCTGTGGGGCCTGCCCACCAAGGTCTGGGCGGCCCGCGAACAGCGGCTCAACCCGTGACGTCGATCCGGTCGGTGGCGACTGGGAGTCACCCAGCGGCCGACGAGGAGCAGGAACGGATGGATCCCGAACGGGCACAGGGCGACGCCGCGCGCGCGGACGCGGCGCGTGCGGACACCGCCGCCGACGGACGTGCGGACACCGCCGCCGACGGAACTGACGGAACTGACGGAACGGATGCCGGAGGGCATCCCGGCGCGGGCGGCGCGGCGCAGGCCGCCGCAGCGACGCCGCCGCTGCGGCTGTGGGGCGGGCGGTTCGCGGGCGGGCCGGCCGAGGCGCTGGCGCGGCTGTCGGTCAGCGTGCAGTTCGACTGGCGACTGGCGCCGTACGACCTGCTCGCCTCCCGCTCGCACGCCCGCGTGCTGCACCGCGCCGGCCTGCTGGACGAGGCCGAGCTGACGGCGATGCTCGGCGCGCTCGACGACCTGTCGGACGCGGTCGCCCACGGCCGCTTCCGCCCGACCATCGAGGACGAGGACGTCCACACCGCGCTCGAGCGCGGGCTGCTCGAGCGGCTCGGCGCGCTCGGCGGCAAGCTGCGGGCCGGCCGGAGCCGCAACGACCAGGTCGCGACCGACCTGCGGCTGTACCTGCGGGATCACGCGCGTCAGGTCGCCGCCCGGGTCACCGAGCTGTCCACCGCCCTCGTCGGGCTCGCCGAGCAGCACGTCGAGACCCCGGCCCCGGGGATGACCCACCTGCAGCACGCCCAACCGATCTCGTTCGGGCACCAGCTGCTGGCGCACGTCCACGCGTTCGCCCGGGACACCGACCGGCTGCGGGACTGGGACCGGCGTGCCTCGGTGAGCGCGCTGGGCGCCGGCGCGCTCGCCGGTTCCTCACTGCCGCTGGACCCGGCGGGTGTGGCCGCCGAGCTCGGCTTCGACCGGGCCTTCGCCAACTCGCTCGACGCGGTGTCCGACCGGGACTTCGCGGCCGAGTTCCTCTTCGTCGCCGCGCTGATCGGGGTGCACCTGTCCCGGCTCGGTGAGGAGATCGTCCTGTGGACGACCCGGGAGTTCGGCTGGGTCGAGCTTGACGACGCCTTCGCCACCGGCAGTTCGATCATGCCGCAGAAGAAGAACCCGGACGTGGCGGAGCTGGCCCGCGGCAAGTCGGGTCGGCTCATCGGCGCGCTCACCGGGCTGCTGACCACCCTCAAGGGCCTGCCGCTCGCCTACGACCGCGACCTGCAGGAGGACAAGGAACCGGTGTTCGACGCCGTCGACACCCTCCTCGTCGTACTGCCGGCGGTGACCGGCATGGTCGCGACGATGCGGGTGCGCCGGGAACGGCTCGCCGCGGCCGCGCCGGACGGGTTCGCGC
This portion of the Parafrankia discariae genome encodes:
- a CDS encoding argininosuccinate synthase, coding for MTERVVLAYSGGLDTSVAIGWIGAETGAEVIALAVDVGQGGEDLEAIRQRALTCGAVESIVVDAREEFAASFVAPAIRANALYMDRYPLISSLSRPIIVKHLVEAARQHGADAISHGCTGKGNDQVRFEVGVMALAPNLRVLAPVRDSGMTRDKAIAFAEERGLPIDVSKKSPYSIDQNLWGRTAECGILEDPWAQPPEDVFVYTADPTVARPSDEVTISFTDGLPTGLDGRALSLVELVAELNTRAGAQGVGRIDMIEDRLVGIKSREIYECPAAVTLLTAHRDLEDLTLERDVARFKRGIDQRWGEIVYDGLWFSPLRDALDAFVDSASVGVTGDVRIRLAGGVAQVVGRRSPGSLYDHALATYDAGDQFDQTDARGFIELWGLPTKVWAAREQRLNP
- the argH gene encoding argininosuccinate lyase, which translates into the protein MDPERAQGDAARADAARADTAADGRADTAADGTDGTDGTDAGGHPGAGGAAQAAAATPPLRLWGGRFAGGPAEALARLSVSVQFDWRLAPYDLLASRSHARVLHRAGLLDEAELTAMLGALDDLSDAVAHGRFRPTIEDEDVHTALERGLLERLGALGGKLRAGRSRNDQVATDLRLYLRDHARQVAARVTELSTALVGLAEQHVETPAPGMTHLQHAQPISFGHQLLAHVHAFARDTDRLRDWDRRASVSALGAGALAGSSLPLDPAGVAAELGFDRAFANSLDAVSDRDFAAEFLFVAALIGVHLSRLGEEIVLWTTREFGWVELDDAFATGSSIMPQKKNPDVAELARGKSGRLIGALTGLLTTLKGLPLAYDRDLQEDKEPVFDAVDTLLVVLPAVTGMVATMRVRRERLAAAAPDGFALATDVAEYLVRNGVAFREAHEAVGQLVAWCVAHDADMDEVSEGDLAIINPLLTADVRSVLSVRGALEARSAPGGTAPVRVREQIAALGPVLDRDRAWAGS